The genomic segment taAGTGGGCTGGGCCATCTTTCAATTTCACCAATAAATCAATACAATTTCGATCTCATAATTATCCATTTATTTTCCTATTTCAAGTGGTGAAGTTTTCCCGAGACCCTGCTCgatgccaattttttttttttgactagGTCTGAAGAATATaaactattatttttataattaatacaAAATTAAGTTGAAGTAAGCATTAGTGAATTTGAAGCCCCACACGTCTAAAGGACTGAATATCGACAAAAACCTTAATAGCCTAAAGCCTTCCTGGAACTTTGAAttctaaataataaataaatttaatcccAAGACCATGATTTTCTATTGCCACaaatatgtttatattttattttttatttcttccATCGTAGCGTATAGAATCCATTTATCACAATTTTCTCTGATATCATATATATTCttccaaatatattttttaaaatttgaattccaTTATTATTTATCATCTTCCGTGCATTAACATCGTTTGCTTTTTGTcgcatgaaaatatttttatataagatATTCGTGTTAACATTTAAATCCAAataaaaaatgtgaagtttatccatattttttattttgaatttagatattCGCGCAAACATCTTGTATAAAACACATCGAAAGTAACATCTTCGATGTATGACATACAAAACTGCATTTCTCTCATTACTATTTTTAAAGTGTCAAATGATAGgaataaatttcatttttacttaaaatcttattttattttcagtcAAAGGATTTAGATGAATTTAAATTGAAACATGAAGGGTGTTTTAATGCTTCCAATTTGATGTAAGATTTAGAGAGTAGTTACGTAATGacattttgattaaaatatacaCAATGTGATTGAAAACGAGAGGTTTGAAATTATTGAATGTATCAATAATCTACATATTTAATTGGCATACAaagttaattaaaaaaataatatcgcGCCgacttttattaattaattttttttttttcaactttagaaataaaatcaattttacaAAGAAATTACAACGAGACATGCGAGTTATGAGTGGTGAAGTGTGAACCGGCTAAAACTAAATAATCATTAATCTTCAAATAAGCGTGGAATTTTTTTGCTAATGGTCTGCGTGATTTTTTCGTAAAAAAATTAAACGCGTATGGAAAAGTCTTCAAGGAGAAAACACATAAATAAATATCTCCACGAATTGTTTTTAATATTGATTATTATCGGGTCTAAGATGTTGggaaattaataaataaataaataattgggATATTGTTGTACATAGACAGACAGGGTAATTGTTCTTTTAGAGTCCTCGGTAGCCACaatttttttgtaattaaaaAATGAGTAGGTCTTTTTTAAGACGGTCTCAtagatctttatctgtgagatgtgttaaccctaccgatattcaaaataaaaagtaacactcttagcataaaaaataatacttttcatggatgacccaaataagagatccgtctcacaaaatactacccgtgagatcgtctcacacaaatttttgccttaaaCGATTTAAGTCTTCTTATGTTGAAGGGAATAATTAGTAATCGAATGATTTAATTAAagagataaaataaattatgttgATTGAGGTTTACATATGGTTAATTAAGTACTATCTATGTGTTCTTTCGGATTACACtggcttcttttttttttccgatTATCTCAAATATATAGTCTAATTTCTATATTTGCAAGagtttttgtgatttttaatttagaattttttttccaaaaggCAGATGATGGAAATTATTGTAAACTGGATCGGTATTTCGAATTTTCGAGCAATCTAAATGATAtccaattaaaaatattttttttttatcacgcGCAGATTAGATATTCGGAATAGATTTTATCTTATTTTTGGGTAGAAATAATACTAAAATATGATTGGATGTAATATCGTCACTTCCTCCATGACGATGATAAGAGTTCGTCAGCAACGTGtcgttttatttatttaaaaattgtgCGAAAATAATGAGGAGTTATTCGCCAAGGGGTTAAAAGAAAAGAATCTTTGAATGGTTCGTCATGTtgactttataaaaattatatatatttttattattataaatgacAAACAAACAAAACTATATTGTATAAAACCACAAAACTCCAAACGTTAATTGATGAAGCGATTCGGACATTACAagggaaaaatttattttttagattaaaTAATTTTCGAATGTAGATCCTTGTTTCCACTAATTTAAAGGCAGCTTCTCTTTGAAATTTTTAGGCGAAGAATTTATGTATACCTACGAGTTGCCaagaaaatgtcccgtaatcaAGTGCAGAAACATCACTCTTTTTTCGTTTTTAACTTAATAATTTCTCTCTAATTGTCAATGGCTGTTAATCGACGCCATAATTTCTCTAATAAATCTCATAATATCCCTTTAATTTCCCTGCGATGGCCTAGAAATTAGAGATAGGTTTGGGTTTGAACTTTCACACGGCTAGTGTGCTGGACAATGGCCTCACATTCACGCCACCCGTAGCACACTACATCTCAAATAATCGATATTAtctcatatatattttttatgacgTGGCACATGGTGTACACGTCAAATCCACGTAATAGTTTGTAAATTAAGTTAGTAAGTTAAATCGTACTAGACAAGTCATGCGTGACAAGTTCAAATGAGATAGGAAAAATCGAACTCTTTATCATTAGCCAATCGTTCACACACTCCACCAACTCGAacatttcattaaaaatatgatatcatctAATATTAAAACTACAACCGATGTCATCATCTATGTATACATTATGTTACTATGTATACTATATGTTATATCGAAGTAATATTATTATTGTACATGTACGTAACACGTGTAAAAGAGGACTAGTCTAATCATATCATAGAAACTAAATGACTAAAGAATGAATTATGTTTTGtgattacattttttttaagtaTTTGTGAATACAGTGTATTATAAGATAGTTTCATATgtctatttattatatttatcatgaaagtaatattttttacacgtagaataatattttttattaatagatTGAAGTGaagatttatattataaaattaatatattagataTAAAAGTTTTTGGAATAAAAAAATCTATAATGTGGTGGCGTTTTGAAGTGGTCAGCTTATCTCTGTTCTCCCACCACCATTCGCATACCATCCAAGCCATCTTTCCGCTTTTTCCACACCTTTTGTTCTTTTATAAATCCCTCCTTCCCCTCTCCTTCGTTCTAAGAGAAGCTTCCACTTGTACCTCAGAAAATCTCTCACCATCTTCACTCTCAATTTTCCCACATTTTCTTGGTAAAGAAAAAAGCATTTTCATTTCATTATTGATGTAATCTGGAATCAAACTCCCAATTTTAACTTTTCTTGATCAGAATCAGTTGAGCCCAAACACTAGTATTTTTGTTCTTTATTATTTGGAATGGAGAAAGTGGGAATTTGGGATCAAGAGACTGTGATCGGTGAGCTAACTCAAGGGAGGGAATATGCAAATCAGCTGCAAAAGGAGCTTAATCCCCCTGCTACTTCAAGAGAGGCCTGTGCTTTTCTACTGCAGAGGATACTTTCTTCTTACGATAATGCTTTGAGTCTGCTTGAGTACATGGCTTTACTTGGATATGGAGAACGCCTTTCGAAAAATTCTGCTTTCAGTATATCGGAGTCACCTGTTTCGTTTGAGGGTATCCACCGGAGTGAAGCATCGGACACGGATTCTAATGATCAAATCCGCGTTTCGAAGAGAAGGTATTAACCTTTATTGGGGATTTACATTTGGATTAATCttaatatctttatttttgacacgttttatttttttcttgggCATTTACAGAAAGACACTGCCAAAATTGAGTGAACAAATGCGGGTTTGCTCCGAGACAGGAGTTGGAAATGACGGCTATAATTGGAGGAAATATGGACAGAAAGATATTCAGGGGGCTACTCATCCAAGGTGAGACATCATGTAGAGTAGGCTTAATGTTATTGTATTTAAATCCTTTTATTTCTTGGATAATAGCTAAACGTAGAAATTCATTTTATAACACTACGTTGATTGAGAGAAATTTTGGAGTGATTTTATGATCTTGATGTCTACTGGGCCATACCCAAGAACTCATTTCGATGACCACTAAGAACTTCAGAACCTTATTTTTGACACTCCTTTTCCGTGATGCCTTTGATTGCTTCTAATAAAGTTACACAGTTTACAGCTTCGCCTCACGCAAGATTTGGTGACaaagaaatcattttttctGCTTCCTCATGTGATTATATTCCTTCAGTTTGTGTTGTGGAGTCTTCTCTGACTCTTGAAACCAGGGAGTTCACTgagtttttcttttcttttcttttctttgctTTTTCCCTCTCAATGTGATTGTTTATGTCATCTTTTTAGTTGTAAGAAATTGGAATTTTGATAATTAGATGGGGTAAGAACATGTGTCAACCCTTTCCTGTTGAGGAGCTTTgacagtaaataaaaacatcCTTAATTTATTCTTTTGCTACGGATCTTGTTTTGTTTATGCAACTGAATGATGCGCGCTTTGTCAGATGAACCATCCATGTTAATTCTTGCCCTTCAGGGATGCAATATTTGTCGACATTTTCTTGAACATGTTAGCAAGCAAAGGGAACAAGTTTAATTAAAGCTTGTCATGCCACGAATCCAAAATGCAGCATCAAAAACCActttaaaatatcattaaaaaaatcaGTCTATTTTTGTAATTGACGTGAAgcatttttttaatattgtaAGATGAAatagaacaaaacaatgtttaAATTGGATCGCTGACCTATAGAGTTATCAAAACATATTAAGGCTCGCCCAAACTTGAGAAATAGATAGGTTAAATTCTCAATATAAAGACTCCCCAAAATGCAATCCAAGTTGCGGGGTTCGCCCCAATGTCCTACTCCACGGGGCATGCCATAGCTTTTTTAGTGGTGTTGTAAAACAAGACATGTCTTGTTGATAAGTTCTTTACAATTTATGTTTTCCTAAAGAAATATTACAGTATGACAATGTTACACATCATTGTATATCATTTCGCTAACCTTCTTGTTTATAGGGGGAGTAACGTTTGGGGCCATCTTATTGTCAATAAAAGGTTATTATATCGTTGTTGAAATTGTTATTATCGTCATTATTAAATATGAGCAATTTGCGTTGATGTTACCTAcattttatgtatttaaaagTTATTTTCCTCGGCATGTTAAAACTCTTACACTTGATTAGAAATATAAATGTCATGTGCATAAAATATAGGAAAAATAAATGTAAATAACCCTTACTAGTTTTATAAGACGATTGGTGCATGGTGGATAaacaacttgattttattgataCCAAACTCTTGTGGCCTCGAGAGAGCCAAGCCACTGGGTCCATCTCCCCTAGGTCGGCCTCAACCAGATCGTCCAAGGACTAACAGGTTGCAATGTTGGGGGCATCAATCACTAGAGATCGTCCAACTAGGTCGGACCCCACCATAGATCGCCCAAGGGCAAATAGGTCGCGCGCTATGTTTGATGCCTCATGAACAGGCCGGATTGAATAGAACATATCAACGGAATATCCTGCCAATAACGGAATCAAATCGATCTAAGAGTCGGTATCATTGAACCTCTTACTCACTTTTAGCATGGAAGATCGTTATGGGGATGTGGTGTTATTGGGAGGTATCTGTTCGACGAGGGCAAGCGCCCCATCTGAGAATACCATGAGGAAAAAAAAGGACTTGCCTTCCAGCCTTGAACCCGGCCTCCAAAGTCAACCCTCCCCGGGCGACCTCCCAACTTAAtgacaaagtaactactccgtCGGCAGATGGAGTATCCCATAAATCAGGGTTTTTACTTGGATCTGGAGGATACATGTTTCAGAGGTGGGCATTTACACTCAAAATTGACCATAAGTGGTATTCCTTCTACAATATAAATAGGAGATTTCATTTACAAATATGAGAATCATCTTCGATATTCACTAAACATACTTGTCATTTTTCCAGTATTCGACTTGATCGTTGGATGGAATACACCGGAGTACGTCTCCAGCCCCTACTCTCATGTTCTTCATCTGTTTTCAGGCAAGCAGCATCAAACATTTCTCAGTGTTGACCCGGAAGTATCAACCCATACATCTTTTCGGGGTATCACCTTGATTGATTTTAAACATGCTATTCATACATTATATAatatagaaaataaaaattatttttattcacACCAGTCTTCTACAGATTCAGTATTACTATGATCATATTGATTTTCAAGAAGAAATTCGATGCTACCCATGGATCAGAGTCCTACTTTGGACATGCAGTTGGATATTAAAGCCAGACACGAATTTCCCTTTTTAATTCATCAGCTTGATGAGATAACTCTACTATTCGCCATAAGGACCCGAAAAATTTAATGGATATTATGCGTGGTGTGTGTGAAGATGCATGACTCGGGGGGCAGTGGAAAAGGACAAAAACAGTACATCAAAGCATAACGGAAAGCGTCGAAGAACGTGCATTATAAGATCGCCAGATCAAATAGTTAATCAAAATTACCAAGTAAACAAATAGCAACAGGTGAACCTATTTCAAAGTGGGTAATTTTGAATAAACTGGCTAGATCCTAGTTGAATAAATTTATAGCCCAAGATCTGCTTTTCTCTTTGCGTAGCTGACGCTATCATCCAAAACCATTTTCCAATCAAATTTATACTCGAAACCTCTTCCCGTAAGCAGCGTAGAAACGCACTTGGTTTCTCTTTTCAGGCATTCAAATCGCCTGAAAACAGAACAAATACAAATTTTAGTCGATGATTAGCGTCGCAGAAATGCCCTTAACCTGCTTGAAAACAAGAACTATAATTAAATCCTAGTACTTAGAAACGTAAAAAGTTGCTCTTTCTTGATGCTAAATTCTGGATACTTGCTCCGGTAGTAGCTGGCGATTTCAGCTATGGAAACATATCCGTTGGAGCATAAAAATCGACCACTGATAGAGTCCTCTTCCATGCAGAAAATGTGGGCATTAGACACGTCCTCAACGTGAACAATTGGGACTCTTGCAAGCAGCTCTTCCAAGAACTTCAGGGAGTTGTACGCAGATTCATCATTTGTCAGCGGCGCCAAAATTGACGGTAAGCTTCCGGGCGTGCTTGGCATTAGAGTTTCGCCACCCACAAGGCCACAGGCCAGTGTTACCACCTCTATCTTGCCATTGCCAGATCTCAAAATTTCCTTCTCAGCCAAAATTTTTGACAGGGTGTATGTATTCCTACAAAAGTTCTCGATTATATTCCTATTTCCTGTCTAGAACACATTCACTCTAACGTCAAATCGTTCACCCTAAAAAAATTCAAGTGTTTACGTAAAAATTTTAAGGATACATACAATTAACCACGCGAGTACTCAAAAAGAACATAATCTGAGAAGTCAAGCATCTACCTGAAGAACAATACTGCTGTAAGGGTTAGAGAAATCGAGAGGCGTCCAACAAGTTTCGTCCATGACTTCTTTGTATCCACTCCCATCTTCCTTCAATGGCGAAGCAGCAACCACAGAGGCAGTGTAGACAAGCCTCCTCACTGTTCCTGATCTGATGCAAATGCTTGCAATGCTCCTGGCTGAATCAACAGTGGCATCCACCACATTGTCGTGCTGTTTTATTGTCGAAATCAATCTTAAAGCTCTTGAACAAAATGGAATGTTAGAACAAAAATAGAAAACTGCATTTACTTTATTAAAAAGAGAAAACCTTGAATCCCGGGGAGTGGAGCAATGGCGTTGCAGCATGGAAAACAAACTCACAACCTTGGATTGCTTCCTCAAATTCCTCAGGTTTATAAGTATCGGCTTCAAACAGCTTCAATCTTGTGTCTGCCCCATGAAAGCTCTTCAAGATGTCTATCTTTGGATGatcatctgtaaatcaaatCCATTCGCAACATTAGAACCAACAAAAATGGTAAAAAAAAGAAGATATATATAGACAATATTTACAAGGATATACATATAGAGTGTGTGCTCGTGTCTCCCCTGAAATCAAGAATTCCAACAGCCTCACATGAATCTGATCTCTACCCAAAATCAACAATAAAAAGTTGTAAAAAGAAACAGTACAGTAGCAATTTACGCGCACGCGCGCGCACACCCCTAGTTTCCTTAGTGTTGCATGTACAGTATACCCTTCATCAAGTAGTA from the Primulina tabacum isolate GXHZ01 chromosome 8, ASM2559414v2, whole genome shotgun sequence genome contains:
- the LOC142553023 gene encoding putative WRKY transcription factor 53, with amino-acid sequence MEKVGIWDQETVIGELTQGREYANQLQKELNPPATSREACAFLLQRILSSYDNALSLLEYMALLGYGERLSKNSAFSISESPVSFEGIHRSEASDTDSNDQIRVSKRRKTLPKLSEQMRVCSETGVGNDGYNWRKYGQKDIQGATHPR